ggtttgacaaaaaaaaaatcatgagaTTTGAAGTAAAAATCAATTTCATTTTTCAATCGGATGTTTATTTGCAGTAAGTGgtttatacatctgatgtattacctccaattctatagtttttgagtattataataaagtttttgagttttgttttaaagtttatgAGTTTCAATATGaagtttctgagtttattcacttaaatattaagctctaaaaaattacaataaaactcgaAAACACtacatataagtttagttaaatttgacttttgacggaaaaaaattaaactctaacttataaactttaatatgctcagaaaaatacacatatgctcaaaaacaaataaagtttgagataATAAgttcaaaaaaaatacatatatgctcaaaaaataaaaaagttgGATGTAGTACATCTgtatgtttctttttctcgtttattGGTCAATTTTTATTTTAAGTTTGTTTTTAATATGTGTCGTTATTAAGGCTATGTTAGAAAACCCGATAACAAAACGAGACTTATTATTGGTTAGGGTGTACGGTAACATGGTACACTCGGAAGATCTATGAATTTTTCAGTTCACAAACCAAGTATAGAATTTCAAgcaaaatattataatttcccAAATTTTGTTATCTAAGGATCAAAAATTGAAACACAAGATCATCAGCATCTCAAATAGTATTTGCCACCCTAAAACAGCACATTTCCAATGAAAATTGAGACAAATTAATGAACTTCGAATTCAAAACAAGatggtttttctaacgtgtgtccCGAGGACATACAATAATGATTCAATTAGCATCTTAGCTTAAGAACAATAGCAATAGAAGAACTCTACCTAAAGTTCTTATCTTGGCATATCACATTTCATTAATTCCAATGTTTAAGAACTTTTATTCACAATAGATGACAATTTTATAAAGTTGTTAAATGGAAAATAGTAAATATGTAATTGGTATtcacaattttcaaagtcatgttTATTGGTCCCCAAATTCCCATGTATAAACAACCaagttcttattttagaacttcaatactatatattaattccagaaaccaagggacttccatgtaattaaataaatctatacacattaattatactatatagttttaaatcgctagcgtcgtgtgatggacctgaacaagggacttcaaggtaaatattatatagttttggttaaaagtataaatttagagaatattagaatatggcgagtcccacttatggtattaattagtatataaatatgttaattatttaacatacataaatataatataagtatatgttatattttggaaactatttaaaggtaagtaaatcaattcagattttcaaaaaatataatattccataattcattagatttgtaatttaattagtaaataataatgattgctcttaaataatattctaatttaatattttagatttatttaaatatatataactctaatacaactagataatcaactattatgatagtaaccttccatgtgagtagtaaaagcaacaataatatatagcaacgggagtagtgaaagtcatactagcaGCAACGGATGACGTCaggagaagtgaaagtaatagtagtcacaacacatttaatgaaagtaacagtaagAACAACGGaaagagtatgaaaaattaactaacaattcgattttaagaaaatattattttatttaGATATACGACCTTGACAAAACTaacgggttaaccgtaaaaatagcacgaatagtaaaacaaacaacagtaaccgaagaagtagtgaacgtaatagtattaacaggggatgtattgaaagtaataatattaacagcgggagaggtgaacgtgtctcataatttgttgattaattttacctcTCATCATAATTTTAATATctaaattgtaaatgtatgtgttaaccaaatttagagaaatcatatttcatagaaaataaaatttaaatgttaaataaaggtagcccgggcgtagccgggcaccaaacctagtaatTCTTAAAATTAAGAACAACCTTGTAGGTGCAATAGAAGAACTTTTTATTTTGAATTCTTATTGATAACCCCAAGAATAAGAACCACTATTGCTATTGCTCTGATGGGTTCAGAgaaaattacaacaattaaacATATCACCACAAAACTAGAAATTTAATACATCAAAACTAGAAATTTAAGAAAACCCAGTTGCATAATTCTAAGATTAATAAGTATATATGATCAAATTGTTATTTGCATAATTCTAGCTCAAATTATAAAATTAAAAGTTCTAAACTTTCAAttaaattgtaaaaaaaaaacataattaaaaacaGTATTGATTACCTTAAACTGAAggggatgatgattatgacagaGAATCATTTAATGAATACAGTATAAATCAAATTAGATAGATTGTGTGATGTTATTGTTGcagcataataaaaataataaataataaattaataataaaaGAATACTGTAAATGTTGAAGTTGGTGTAGAAAGTAAGACTTGACACAGGAGACAAGTCTTTGTTCTTCAATTGTGGATGCTACTCTGAGCTGGAAGTAACATAGAAACACAAGCCTGAAAAAAGTGTGCTCTGTCTAAATATAATAATCAAAAATCGATTTTTTTTCCAACGTATATTTTATGATAACGCGTTATAAATAGGTTTGACATAGAAAAAATCACAAGAATTGAAGTAGAAAATCAATTTCATTTTTCGATCAGATATTTATTGTCAATTTTTATTTTAAGTTTCTCTTTAACATGTGTCCTTAAGTCTACGATAGAAAACCCGGTAACAAATTCATGGTTAGTTGTGATTTTAATGATTTCTATTTTGTACTCCTTAAATAAGCTAATAAAGTAATTTTGTATATTAATCTCTTGATCATCAAATTCAAAATTAATACCCCTATACATCCTTAAAATGTACGTAAATAGTGAAATTTAAGGTAATAAAATGGAAATATGTTAAATCACGAGATGTCAAAGTGTCAAACAAGACTTTTTTATTCACACATAGTACTTTTTTACATTAATATTGTATAGTCACAAATTCTCCTTATAGACGAACACTATAGACGGATACCactttctctcacaaaatacccatttgtcataaagtgggaagcacatggggagtgccccaccttgtcccccctacccattttattagaggtctttacccgtctgttcgccccacccgtctataccaagacctattgttgtATAGTACGGAGTATGAAATTTGGTAGGGATTTGTTCAATTAATATTTTGTCAAGGTGTGTGCTTTGTGTTCTCACTTTTCCAGTCACACTCATTCTTCATATGTTCACAGCAGTTGACTATTCTAATGTTTGATTTTTAGGTATTCCTCCAAAATAATTTCTTCTGTTGATGTTATGAGCATTTATTACCATTAGTCTTGTTATAGACGGGCCCATCTATTGCGTCTATTgctatagacgggtcaaatacaatgaaagtggtgacattttttgcccccaCCACACCACTTGTGGTTTGTCAAATTAATACCTCAAAAGATTTTCAGGTAGTCTTTCTTGAATCGGATAAGTATCCGTCTTGATAATAAAACGAGTCTTATtatcaagacggatttcttcttTTGTCTATTTTGCTGGGGTTACATGCTCAATTGGTATCCATTTTTTGTCGAATAATGTATCAGGCAGTTGGATTTTGTTCTTTGCAAGGTTGACATTGAAGGAGAATATCCCACCTCCGAATGCACACTCTTCGGCCTCCACCTCCGGCCGTATGATGAATCTTCTCCTTTCATCAACAACGCGTCTAGAACTGAAATCAAGCTAAAAGGAAAGTAAGAAGAAAGGCCCCTTTCATCAACAACGCGTCTTTCATTATCTAATAAATAATACGATTACAAAAGTTTCAAGCTGCATTTCCAGTTATCAATTTTGGATCTCATCACAAAAAACAAAGATCATAGCAACTATACTATCTTACTCGGCCAACTATGTCAATTTTGTGAAATAGAACAATTATCAGAGAACTTGACTATAACTAAGACGAAGTCGTTCTCCTAGCAAAAAGAAAAGACCCACCGTGCATCCTCTTTAATTACTCTAGTATTGTTCGGTATAGCTACTAATGCAGCCACCATATATATCCAAAAGGTCACGCTATGATCTTTCAGGTTCGTTTTGGTAATCAAAACTTCCGAGCAGCTTTGCCATTACTACGAGGACGCAAGGCACGTGGCTTGGAATGATGAAGACCTTGACGAAATCCACGAGTAGGATGTTGAAGACACTTTCCACACATATCACATCCAATAACTGATTTAGCATCTGTAGAGGAGATAAACCCGTATTAATTTATTGTGTATGTGATGCATGTAACTATTTGTGTCATGAACTCAAAATCAGGAATACGTTGTGTAATTTGAGTTTTAAATCAAACATCCACAGAAACACAAACAAGAATAAATAACGTGAAGAGAGTTTTAAAGTTTTAAGAAAAGATCCAAAGAAACATAAATCTCATCGTGTAATTTGTTGTCTTACTAAAAGTTTCGTAAGAAAACCTCTAAAACACGATAAAAAAAGTACTGATGCGTTGAAAAGTTAACATAAGAGTGTGTCTTACCATCTATGGGGCGACAAGCAGTGACCATGTACTTAGAGTACCAGATTTCAGTCTAGCAGTCTTCAACTCGGCAAAGAACAACTTAGTGGATGATTCAGATGAAATGTCATTTGTAGCTGTGAAATTGCAGTGATACCATATTCCATTCAACAGAACGCCATTGCTACTAATGGCATCCACGAGCTCATATTTTGTACCCTGTCAATTAAGAGATACGGAGTAGTAAACATGTAAACATGTGCAAACAATCATGAATTTAACTATGCTTAACGACATTTaagtcttttttttaaaaaaaactcaAGTCTTTATGACCATGCATCAGAGTTTTTGGTAAATCCATAAAGGTTACACATGCTTATTAGCGGCAAATAAAGAATTATCTTCGTACTCGCCTACAAATACAACAACATGCTTTTGTATTGTAAAATAATTCACAATGCGCATTGGCGGATGCCTTCTCATGTAAGGCTTATCACCATCCTCAGAATAGTTTGCATGAACATTGAGCTCCACCACCAAAATTAATTCAACGAGTATATCTCCTATGTCGTTTGTAATAAGCGTTTTGAGTGTGTAGATTCTTCTTAAATGGAAGTATCGATCAATCTTTAAGTTCAGCATGTTCCATAGGGGCAACTCATTATGACACGCCTCTTGTAACAATTGTCAAAACAAATTTTAATTCTCTTCCTCTCGCATTAGGTATGACATCCTCTCATTCTCCGTATTTCACCAATATGTCGGTGGTAGCTTAATCATGACATAAGTGTGCTTCGCGTCGCATATCCTTAGATTGTAAGCGATATGCGTGTTTACGACAATggagagaaaaaaaaagggaaaaaaaccatcaaaagaaaaaaaaatatcttTTTTCAATAAATCATATCAATACATAATTTTAAATGTTTTACAAATTAAAACCATATTTGACATATTTTGGTGTGTATTTTTTATCAATTAATTTTTAAGTAGATTGAGGTAGGTCTTGATAAAACATCAAAAATAAGAAATATGGCGTAAAAATAGGTTAATGAAaagaaattaatattttaatataagAATTATGGCTATGGTTAATTAGGGTTACAAGACCTACGTATAAACACAGGTAAACCAATGTCGAATTTGACTCAGTGCAGGAAGCCTTGAGGACAAAATGGCcttataagaaaaaaaaattgattaaCCAATACATATATTGTGACAATTACTAAAAGTTTGCcacgattattgttatttttgttgttgtcatcatctttttttctttttctttttcattattatatACTCCCCGTTTCAGTCATTTGCTTATCTTTTATTTTTGCACAAAGGCTAATAGGAGAAAAAGTGATTATTGTTGATGGATGACAAATGAACGATGATGTTattgaatgatcaaattgttcagtACAACAAGTGCAAAAGACTACGATAAATGAGAACCGCGTAAGATAAAATATTTAGatgaaacctttttttttttttaagttttatgCATGTataaaaaggtaaaaaaaaaaaaaaaatcttatgaAAAAGGACACAAATTTCTTCACATATTAGACCTCTAAATTATTAAATCCGCCTTCTACATTGCAAGTTTCAAAATAACTAAAATGAGCAACGTTTTAAAAACTGTAATACTTACATGAAATTTCAACATAAAAATTTACGAAAGAAACATGTATGTCAAAATGTTTTTTAAACTCCAATTCCGCATTGTTTAGTGACAACTTAATTAGTAAGACAAAGTTTTAAGGTGCATTCCCAGTTATCAGTTTGGGATCTAAGCACAAAAACAAAAATCATAGCAACTATACTAAATCAGTCAACTATATCAATTTTGTAGAGTATATAATTGTTGATTTTTTCACGTAACTTGACTATAACTATGACAAAGTCGTTTTtccaacaaaaagaaaagaagttGTCCCTTATGCATCCCCGTTAAATATACTACTATTTTAGCCATCATATATATCGAAAAGAAAGATCGCGCTATGATCTTTCAGGTTCGTTTTGGTAGTCAAAACTTCTGAGCAACTTTGCCAATATTGCGAAAACGCAATGCGCGTGGCTTGAAATGGTGAAGTCATTGACGAGATCCACGAGAAGGATGCTTAATAATCTTTTCACACCTAACATACATCCAGTAATTGTTTTAGCACTTCTGGATGGGATAAGCTCgtattattttttttatgtatGTGATGCATGTAATTATCAGTGTCATGAACTCAAAATGAGGAATAAGTTATATAAATTGAGTTTTCAGTagtttaataaaaaaaatcacaATGTAGGTGTCAGTTTTAGAGTTAAAGAAAAGTTTTATAGAAACACAAACTTCCAACATTTAATTTATAGTCTTACTAAAAGTTTGACATAAGAGAACCACTAAAACATGATACAAAATGCATCGATCAGTTAACATAAGAGTGTCTCAACTCTCATCTTTGAGACGACACATGTTAACTAAATACATTCAACTACTCGTATAATGTATATACAGAAATCAAAGTCAAAGAGTGTGAACGGTTAACCAACATGGTCTCTAACTCCCAATAATGTTAAATAGTTGTATACTCAAGCATTTGAGTATAAATTATAATACTTTTATATTGATCAGATCCATGAAATAATTCTGGATCTTGTGTCACATTTTCATAAGATAGAAAATTCGAACTCTTACGAGAATAATATCCGTAATGTCAATAATAAAAGTTTACAGATCCTACAAATATAATACAAAGAGTACTACAAACTACTTGTATGTAAAAGAAAAAATCTATAAAAAATTATTGTTGTTAAAATATTTTATCCCACTAAAATATAACTTTTTTGTACTTTTATAATTTTCCTAGAACACAAAGGGAttatatgattttttttaatttaagcATTATCGACAAAAGTATTTAACGAAGAAAAACATCGGATTATGAAGCAGCACATAGTGACACAAAAAAGAGATTATTTAAGACATTAATAATAATTCGTTCTACATTTTTTCACATCAAATGCATAGTACTAATAtggtatcacaacaataatttttTAGAATAATTTTTTGTGCATATGGGTTCATCATTTTGCAAGAAAGATAAGGGGTGTTTGATTCATGGAATGATATGGATTTGGTGGTAGCCGTATGAGTTAGAACTTGATTCCTGATTGGTTGTTTCCAATTGTTTGATTCATTTTTTTTACATGTATTAGGAATCAAATAAAGAAGTAATGATTTTACACTAATAAAAAAATACTCGTAATAATTAATGGTATAAATAAATTTTACATCATAATTTTTTTTGTATAAAGTAATAAATTTTAGTATATAAAGAAAAGTACAAAATCCTTATAAAAACATGTCATtacttatataaaataaaattattcaACATCATGGGTATACCAATTTTTAGTTAGTGCtttaaaaccaaaaaaaaaaaaattcatcaaaAAACTCATGATACATTCTCATTCACAATACAATCGCATTCAAGTACAAAATAAAATTCACAAAAAACAATAAATATGGGAAAAATCAAGAAAAACTTCACCCGCGAAATATACTTTGAAAGATAAAAGATAACTAGTTTTGGTTCCCGTCCAATGCACGGGGTATTGGTTTTATGGTATTGTTATGGCAATTGTAGATAAGACGCCAATCACGTATTGACGATgcattttatgacttttgagcatctttaattttttcattattatcaaatttaataaataaattaatatggagcaaagttcatgacttttgagcacCATGTTTTTATTATTaacaaatttaatataaacataaatatgaaATGGAATGAAAAagctttgctttattattttttattttttttttcaagaagGATAATTTCTCATTATATTCCAAAGGAAGAATACAAGAGATTTCTTACAAAAGCAAACCCTCTAAGGTACAATGCACACGGCTTCATGAGACTATTTCCTAGATGCTAGGAAACTATCAAGTATTTCTTCATGAAAAACATCCTGTATTTTGGCAAACAAGATGATGCTAACAGTGTATTGGATATCCCGTATGAGTGTATGACTTGGTCTACACTTATTCTCGAAAATTTGCAGGTTCCTTTCACTCCAAATGATGTATATAGTAGCTGCAATGCTGTTCTGAACCCATAGAATGCGCCAATGCCTTCTATTCTTCCTTTTGTTAGCCCAACTTAACAGTTGCGGCAGAGAATTATCAGGAGTGTTGACCCCTACCCATTGCTTGATGGCCTGTAAGACCTCAGTAGAGTAACTGCAAGTAAAGAACAAGTGTGCAGTAGATTCACTTTGCCTCTGACAGAGAGAGCACCTGTTAACCATAGGGAGGCCTCTACTGACCAGACGATCTACAGTAGCGAGCCTGTCATGAGCAGCTAATTGCAGAATAACACGATGCCTGGGAAGATAAAAACCCTTCTGAATGGCGGGGCTACACTCAGTGATAGCATACTTAGTCTTTAAAGCATTATAAGCATGCTGGATGGAAAACTTGCCTGCCACTGTACATTGCTGCAATAGATGCTTAACATGGGAGCTACTGCCCAGCTGAACAATACAATGGTCCCTGGTTTGAATAATACCACGAAGGCACTCAGGATGATGCTCCCTTATCTCCATCAACCAGATGGAATGATCCTGTAAATAGTATTTGGACATCCAGTTCACCCAAATGGACCCCTTATTGTGGTCTAATTTCCAGAGCCAGCTAAGCATTGCTGCCTGATTCCAGACTGTAAGGTTGTTAATGTTAAATCCACCCTCAGCCCAAGGAGCACAGATACTATCCCAGCTTTTATAGACCATTTTCTTGCAACCAGGAAAATACCCCCAGAAGAACTGCCTGCTTATCTTAGAATGTGTTCCTTGAGATGGTGTGGCAGCAGGATGCAAGAGCACCAGAAGTTGCCTAAGCCAAAGAGAACAGAGTTGAGAACTTGAACTCTCCCAACATAAGAGAGATACTGAGATGGGCAACTAATGAGCAGTTGTTGCAGCTTGAGAAGAAGAGCACCATACATGTCAGCATGAAGCCTAGAAGCATGGATGGGAATCCCTAAGTACCTGAATGGGAATACACCTTCCTGCAGACTAGTAGCTTGCAAGATGAGCTGTTTAACCTCCTCACTCACTCCTCCAAAATAGATCTCAGTCTTATCCAGGTTAGCAGTCAGGCCAGACTGGGTTGAGAAATGGGCAAGCTCTTCAGTGGCTTTAGAAACAGTAGGCAGGTCACCCCTAAGGAAGATCATGAGtataacaccccacggtaattgaagaggtccagtgataggcttaaatgactagtgcttaaagggattggaagtactactcatatcaacaaagtgcactttcttttatggtcatccatgtgaaagaactccgaagttaagcgtgcttgactgggagtagtcttaggatgggtgacctcctgggaaggtttccgggatgcgcatgagtgaggacaaaatgcgctgtaaaggactcgtgttgatctgtgggccatgtacacagcctggtgagctatcataagtaaccgctcccgacccggtttgggccgggatgttataaatggtatcagagcaaccctgcgaccgtgtggtgatcggaggcagttgttatacgctcctggaggcagtggttatacgctccattgtgatcacacacctagcggagGAGGATTTTGGGTTAGcagttatgctcccaggcgcaacgaggacgttgcgttcttcaagtgggggtgactgtaacaccccacggtaattgaagaggtccagtgataggcttaaatgactagtgcttaaagggattggaagtactactcatatcaacaaagtgcactttcttttatggtcatccatgtgaaagaactccaaagttaagcgtgcttgactgggagtagtcttaggatgggtgacctccttgtaaggtttccgggatgcgcatgagtgaggacaaaatgcgctgtaaaggacccgtgttgatctgtgggccatgtacacagcctggtgagctatcataactaaccgctcccgacccggtttgggccgggttGTTACAATGAGATCATCAGCAAATACAAGGTGAGTAAGACCAAGCTTAACACACTTTGGATGGAAAGAAACATTAGGTGTGTTACATAAGTGTCTGAGCTTCCTAGACAAGAGTTCCATGCTAAGGACAAAGAGATAAGGAGAGagaggatccccttgcctcaCTCCACTTTGTCCTTTAAAGAACCCATGATGTGACCCATTGACTTTGATAGTAAACCAGGACCCTGTAATGCAGCCCATAATCCATTTGACAAAGAGGGGAAAGAAGCCCAACCCAGCTAACATTTGATGAATAAATGGCCATTGGAGTGAATCAAAAGCATTGTTAATGTCCACCTTGAGCATACATCTAGGAGTGATTCCTTTTCTTTGATACCCCTTGACAAGGCTTTGGGTAAGCATGACATTCTCAAATAGATTCCTATCCTTAATGAATGCTGTTTGCTCCTCTCCAACCAGACCAGGCATGAGCTCTTGCATTCTCAGAGTAATAATTTTAGTCACTGTTTTATAGATGATAGAGCAGCAAGAAATGAGCctgaaattattattattattattatttttttttttttttttttttataagaagATATACCTCATTTTATTAGAAGAGGATAAAAACTTACAAAGCTATCCACTAGAGGATGGAATCAAACAATCAAAACAACATAGACATCAGGCAACTAGAGCTAGAAGCATGAGTAAATAGTCTATATCTAATAGCTATCTTGATGTTACTAACAATATGATCCACCATGCTGTCTCTCCCCATGAAGATCCTTTGGTTATGTTCTTGCCAAATGAAGTAAACTGCAGCAGCTATACAACTCTGACGCAAAGCATGCTTCCAATGTCTTAAACCTTTAGCCTGAGCAATCCAACGAACCTCAGTCCAGAGATTGATGGTCCTGTTGCTAATATTCATCCACTGCAAGAGGTTTTTCCAGACTTGCTGCGAGAAAGCACAGTCAAAGAAGAGGTGTCTATGGGTTTCAGCTTTGGATTTGCAGAGCACACATCTATTCACCAGAAACATCCCCCGAGTGACTAGCAGATCAGTAGTAGGAAGCTTATGCATAATAGCAAGTGAGAGAGTGAATTTATGGCTGGGAATAATTGAGGTACCATGTAGTGCCCTACACCAGTAGACTCTATCCCCATGAGACCTGAAccagtttattattattattattattattattattattattattattattatttttttttttttttttttttttttttttttttattataaagggatgcgcgcagctttcattaaaataagaataaaagtttacatgaaattggtggggagccgagaaacaagctgggctcccacacccttagcagctttcattattattattattattattattattttctttttaCAAAATCCACTTTGCATGAAAGTGGTTAAGAAGTTATCTTATGAAAGTAATATATGACTTGTGGATGACGGTAGGTGGTTTAGTTTGctttttaattagatttatagatGATAGatgtattcaatttaattaaattagGGAAACATATATCAAAAATTGGGAGTTGCATATATAAACTACTTAAAATTAGAGTAATGTGATTTTTATTTATCATTTTGATTTATtataacaattaaaaacaaaatttaaaatttagtctGAATtctgattttgaatttttgtttatttttatcgAAAAATATAAAAAGCCAAACTCTATTGTTTATTTTACTATTATTAATTAACAGTTAATGTTTACAAATTTGTTAATTTCTTATAAACTGCATAAAATTATAATGATGTGATTtttatttgtcttttatcttattCTAATAATAAAcgtaaaatttaaaatttagtactccctccaatttcctattatctcTCCTCTTTCCcttttcacacaagtttgattatcttctctttttccttttttggtaagttttattcattttttattaatttctctctcctaaaaaatcaacaactcttATTACTTTATATATTCTTTATTCATcatttattctttattattttctctcacctataaatttcacaacttacaatactttattctactttattccttctttctccccctttcttaatttttgtgcccaaaagaaaagggaagatataaggaaataggagggagtatgtattTAAGTTTTTATTGTTGCTTAAGTTATTTTAAAATTAAGTAGGCTAaagtttaatatttattatttgtgattatgttattatttgcatttaatgtttacaatttcatttttgttttcttttttcttttcaaaaGAAGAGATGATGATGTGGCTTGATAAATTACTCTTAGATAGTGGAATGGTGAAATATGATGTATTAGATTGtcttttttattatatttatagatttggGTGCTTTATAATTTTTTCTTTATGAGGTTGAATTTTTTTCGATTCAACAATACGTGTAGctgatagaattttttttttctaacatGAATTTGATACCAGGGAATGGTATGAAGATGGAATTAATGGAGGGTTCATTTCCTCTCCAACAAACATATAATTATGTATTGTCCAAT
This sequence is a window from Silene latifolia isolate original U9 population chromosome 8, ASM4854445v1, whole genome shotgun sequence. Protein-coding genes within it:
- the LOC141594466 gene encoding uncharacterized protein LOC141594466; translation: MQELMPGLVGEEQTAFIKDRNLFENVMLTQSLVKGYQRKGITPRCMLKVDINNAFDSLQWPFIHQMLAGLGFFPLFVKWIMGCITGSWFTIKVNGSHHGFFKGQSGVRGDLPTVSKATEELAHFSTQSGLTANLDKTEIYFGGVSEEVKQLILQATSLQEGVFPFRYLGIPIHASRLHADMYGALLLKLQQLLISCPSQQLLVLLHPAATPSQGTHSKISRQFFWGYFPGCKKMVYKSWDSICAPWAEGGFNINNLTVWNQAAMLSWLWKLDHNKGSIWVNWMSKYYLQDHSIWLMEIREHHPECLRGIIQTRDHCIVQLGSSSHVKHLLQQCTVAGKFSIQHAYNALKTKYAITECSPAIQKGFYLPRHRVILQLAAHDRLATVDRLVSRGLPMVNRCSLCQRQSESTAHLFFTCSYSTEVLQAIKQWVGVNTPDNSLPQLLSWANKRKNRRHWRILWVQNSIAATIYIIWSERNLQIFENKCRPSHTLIRDIQYTVSIILFAKIQDVFHEEILDSFLASRK